The Aythya fuligula isolate bAytFul2 chromosome 30, bAytFul2.pri, whole genome shotgun sequence region GCCCGCCACCGGGACCGGACCTGGAGCCGCGTCGGCTGTGGCGGGCGGTGGCGGTGATGCTGGTGGGGCGCTACTTGCCTGGCAGGTTGTTGATGTAACCACCGTCCATCAGCAAGTTGCCGTCCTTGGGGTCGCAGAGTGGCGGTAGGTACCCAGAAAGGGTCATGCTGGCTCGCACGTACCGCCAGAGCGAGCCTGCGCCGGCGGGGAACAAACGCAGTGAGCACGGCCCGCCCCACGCCTGCCtgagccccccggggggctgccccTCGCCCCTGCCCTTGCCCGGGGACGTCTGCACCCCATGGGGGTCCGgtgggcacccatgggtggcagAGGCACCCACCGGGGCGGCACGCACCCTGACTGGCCGTTTACAAAGCCTAGAATGGCTCCACCTGGGATGGGATGTGgggttgttttgtgtgtttttttttttatttttgggtggGGAAAGGGGGTGTTTTTGGGGGGCCGGTAGCCCCAGCGAGGGAGATGCTGACCTGGGACATTGTTAACATAGCAGCCGTCCACGAGCCAGTGGCTGTCCTTGGGGTCGCAGAGCGGAGGCAGGTAGGGGGTATAGGATGCACTGGCTCGGACGTAGCGCCAAACGCTGCCTGCCGGAGGGAGAGGACACGGTCATGGTCCTGGGGGCACGGGACAAGCACGAGCCCCCGGCAGCAGGTGACCGAGGCTGCTGGCACCGGTGGGGTGTTTTTAGTCCCAAGAGCGAGCCACGCTGGGGAAAACACCTCGGCCACACTGGGATGGGGAAGGACAGAGGGTTAGGGGTGGTGAGTGGGAATTAGTTGGCGTTAGAGGCCAGAGGAGCAGGTGGAGCAAGAGCCAGGCTGTCTACAAACCACCGCGTGCGCCCCATGGACGGCTCAATGTCCCAGGTGAGCTCCAGCACCAGGCAAGGATGAGGGGCAGCCACCACGTTATCCCCACCACCGCCACCGCATGGTCCCCATCACAACGtccccatcaccaccaccaccacgacCCCACCAGCAGGTTGTCCCCACCATCACCTtgtccccaccaccaccaccacatccCCAGAACATCACGTTGTCCCGCCACCATCGCGTTGTCCCCACCATCGTCACATtgtccccaccaccaccaccacctcgtTGTCCCCAGCGGGACAGCCCCACACCCCCATGCTGTGAGTGAGGGTTACTGGGGTTAGTGGTGAGCAGATACGTTAGAGGGGACGTGCACACTCAGGGGGGGCAGCTCCACACCCCAATTCTGCTGCCAACCCCATCAAGGACGTGGCGCATAGCTCAGGGGAGCTGAGTTTTGCTGGTTACCAGCATTGTGTGGCCTTGGGACACCACCACTGCCCGGGCTCTGAGCCCTTTGCTTGCCAGGTGGCACCGTTTTTGGGGTGCTGGTAAGGAGGGTGCCCACACGGGGAGACACGGTGGTGCCAGAGAGCATCCCCAGTTCCCTGGGGAGCTCTTACCGTCCGTGTGCACCCGCATGGCCGAGGCCGTGATGTCAGTCGTGACGTTGAAGTAGGGAAGCCAAAGGTCCTGTGGGGATAAGACGAGGTGGGTGACATCGTGGGGACGGTGGCGGTGGGGCGGGGACCCAGCTGGGACCCCCTGTGGGTGGGTGCAGCCCTGGGAAGGGCCGCGGGGCGCACCTCGATCTGCTTGTCCTGGAAAACCTTGTTGATGCTGGCGTTGAAGGCTGAGCCCGAAAACATGGAGGTGATGGGGTAGGTGAGATCCAGGACGGTCTCGAACACCGAATTCATGCACTGGAGGCGGAGgtaggggaggaaggaggaggaggagaaagaggaggaaaagaaaggagaaaaaaaggaaaggaaaagggaaaaagaggagaaggaggaggagagaaggagaaataaaagaaaggagaaaataaaagaaaggagaaaatataagGAGGGcgaaaaagaggaagaagaaaaggaagaggaacagGAAGAGGACAGGAAGGTGCTTTAGAAACACCCTGGCCACGGCTGgccccaggcaggcagggcgCTGCGCTGCTGTCCACCCAAAACGGTGATGGGGAGGGCTGGGTGCGTGCCCCCACCCCGCTTCGCCAGGCTCCCACCTTGGCCCACTCGCGCGCCCGCTGCTTGGTGCGCACGGCGCTGCGCTCCTCGGCGTACAGCGCCCCGATGAAGGAGCCGATGGAGGTGCCTCCAACCATGTCGATGGGGATCCCCGCCTCCTCCATCGACTTGATCACCCCGATgtgggagcagcccctggcCGAGGGGAAGCAGACGGAGGAGAGGAGGTGGGGAACAATAAGGAGGGGGAATGGGAGCGGTCTCTGGAGCGGGacacccctccccaccccagcgCAGCACCCACCTGGCTCCGCCGCCCCCCAGGACAAGGGCAATGGTGTTACCGGTGAGCACCCGCGCCAGGCGGGAGAAGTCGCTGTGCCGATCGGCGCTCTTCTCAAACACCTTCTCGTACATCTcccgctggggacagggaaCAAGGGGTGACGATGGCAGCAGAGCGCAGGGGAcacccggggctggggggcgcaCGGCGGTGGCTCCTTACCAGCTTGGCAGGGCTGCGACGGGAGAAGACGCGTCGGGGACACTTGATGTGCAGGTGGCCCGAGCACCAGCTCCGCATGTTGAGCCACTCGACGGTGCGGGACGGGCTGGGGCCGTCCTCGCGGTGCAGGAGGATGAGCTGCTTCAGCGCGCGCACCGCCGTGTTCTCCAGcatctgctccagctgcagaggaCATCAGCGGCACGGCGCTGCGTTGTCCCTGCCGGGCACCCCCTGCCACCCACCCCTCACCTCTCCCAGCGCCGGCTCCTGGTCGCCCAAGCCTACGATGAGGATGCAGTCGGCCTGGCGGATGCAGCGCACGGTCCACGGCGTCAGGGTGCAGTCGGTTTGGTAGAGCACGATGCGGTGGATGTCTTCCTGCTGCGCCAGCCAGCCCGACAGGCGGTACTCCTGGATGCTGCCGGGACGGAGGGGTCAGACGCGGCACGGCGCTGGGTCGCCGGCGATGTCCCTCCTGCCGGGAGTTACCTGTCGAGCGCCGAAGAGCCGAGTCGAGCGCGGATGATGTCGCTGGTGAGGAGCAGCGTGGGACCTGGGAGAGGTAGGACCGTGGTCACTGCGATGTCGTGTGGCCACGGTCGTCACCAAGACGCAGTCACCAGCACTGCATGGTCAACACCATGCCGTGGGGTCCCAATCACCACCAAGCCATGGTCACCACCACACCACGGGCTTCCAGCACCCTCCCATGGCCATTGGCATGCCACGGAGCTGTGGTCACCACTGTGCCATGGTCACTGCTACACCATGGGGCTGCCGTCAATGTCATATCGTGGCCTGGGGCCACCAGCACACCATGGTCACCTCCATGCCATGGCCACCACTGTGCCACGACTGCAGCACTCACCGATGGCGTTAAGGGCGTGCTTGAGCTCCAGCGTGAAGGCGGCCGTGGGCACGTCGTCGCACACCGGCAGCACCGCCACCGTTGACAGGTTGCTGGTAGGGTTGGTGGGCTCCGAGCTGGAGGCCATGCCCAAACCAGAGCCTGCATGACGAGGAGATgcggtggcagcaggaggacagtGTGACAGGGCAGGGGACACTTTCTGGACTCTGCCCCGATGACAGCCACTGGCTCCAGAAAGGTGCACCCCTTGTCACCTTGTCCCCGCTGCCCTTCATCCCTTTGGGACTCACCTGCAAAGGGGCCGCGGAGCTGCTGGAGGTTTCCCAAGATCTTCTGGCTCAGGAGGTGGATGAGACGGGTGACAACCTGTGGGACAAGGAAGGGGACAACCATCAGAGCTGGTGGAGCTCCCTGAGCCAGAGACACATCAACACCCCGGAGCAGGACCAGAACCAGCAGCCCACGTGCTTTTTTGGGTGCTACCACCACCAAGACCCATCCTTGGGGACCTCAGTGAAGAACACCCCTTTAGGACACCAGCCTTTTTCCCCTGCCAGCTCTCATCACTGCCTTAATTCCTTAATTGAAGATGATTTTAATGGGTGTCAGAACCACCAGTTGGGATACTGGGACATGCTTCTTCCCCTGTAAGGACCAGCAGATCCTGGCATAGGGGTCTCCCcatggacaccagcaccagcatcTCTCCAACCTCTCAAATCCCACAAAATGTTGAGGTTGGTGAGGTTTCAAGGCTTCTCCTGAGGCACTCCTCTGCCATACTCGTGCTGATCCCTTCTCCATTTTGGGTTTGGACAGAGAGGATCCATCCCATCTGATCCATCTTCCCATGGGGGTACGgttgggaccccccccagcatAACCCACTGGCAGGATTTTGGGGATACCTGGGGGTACCGACGCTTGATGTTGTTCAAGGTGCCCTCGGGCAGCTTAGCCAGCTCCGTGTCCCGGACCGCGTGGACCGTGGTGGCACGGGGCTGCCGGGTGAGGGCTTCCACCTGGAGAAGACGACGTGTAGCTGAGACGGGGAGCCGCGAGGTACCGCGCGTCCCGGCGCCAGCACGGGTCTCACCACGCCGATGAGGTCCCCGCGGCCGTACTCCCCGATCAGCTCCTTCTTGCCGCTGCCCTTCTGGATGACGGAGCGGAGGCGCCCGTTGAGCGCGATGTAGGTGCAGTCCGACTTGTCGCCCTGCCTGGGGACGCCACCAAAGGGACGTCACCCCCGTGCCAAGGGGGTCCCCACCGAGCCGAGGTGGGGGGCACCCACCTGTAGAGCGCCCGGCCGGCCTCCACCGCCATCCAGTCGATGGCGAAGTCCATCTGGCGCACGAAGGGCGACATGCGGGCGGCCACGGTGTGGGCCACGCTCAGCACCACGCTGGGCTGCTCCCGCATGATCCTACGGACCGACAGCAGCTGGGGGACACGGTGGCGGCCCCAAGAGATGCCACCACCGCAGATGCTGAGCTGTGCTCGGCCCAGAACCCCCCTTCCAGCACCAAAACGCCTTCGTTGGTGCTCGGGACTCACTCGTAGAAGTCCGATTTGGAGATCTTGAGGAAGGTGCAGTCGCGGTTGGCCTTGATGGTGAAGATGAGGGGCTCGCCGGTGAGCACGGCCAGCTGCCCCACCATCTCGCCGGGCTGCGTCAGGAAGAGGCAGACGTCCTCCGCCTTGTCGATCATCCTCTGGTACACGtgcaggcagccccacagcacgaAGTGGAGGCTCACGTCCTGCCGAAACGCTGCCCCGTCACCGGGACCCTGCCTCGATCACCCCCCAGGGAACACGGGGACCCCACCGGCAACGCTtggggtttcttctgctcctcttcACTACGGGGTTTTGCAccctcagcagctctggggatggttcctgcccccccccaaacccatAGGGCAGGCACCCCATGCAAATACGCGGTAGGGAGAGCAAGATGTCACATCAGCCCCGCAAAACCCAGACCTACCTGGTCCCCTTGACGGGCAATGACCGTCCCGGCTTTCGCATGGTGGAGCAGAACGCGATTGTTGAGCAGAGAAGGGTCCTGGGTGGAAGAAGGATTTCACCTGAAGTGATAGGGACCACcagaaagccaaaggaaaacTACCACAAAGTGATTGGGACCGCCACGAGACCGCAGGGGCCTGTCACGAGGTGATGGGGACCCACCGGGAGGTGATGGGGACCCACCACGAGGCCACGCAGCCCCAAAACCCGCTGATGGGGAGCACCACGAGGCGACGGGGAAGCACCAGGAGGCCAAGATCTCCCTCTGCGCTCTCACCTCCACCTTCATCAGCTTGACCAGCTCCCGCTTGGCAGCCTCGAAGATGGCGCCGGTCTGGCGGCCCTGGTAGGGCCCGAAAGGCCAGTCCCCGCCGGCCGCGTCGTCCTCGCAGGAGTGGTAGCGGTAGACGCCCGACGGCTGCTCCTCCACCGTCACCGACTTGCGCTCCTTGGGCTCGTGCGAGACGGACTGAGGGGGGCGAGGGACGGGTCCGGCACCGCTCTGGGTCGAGGGTGAAGCggattttggggtggggggggggacgcggCGGGCCACGGCCTTACCCGGGAGAAGGCGGCCATGGCGCCGgtgctgtcctcctgcagcGACACCGAGATGCGGCCGCGCTCGTAGGCCATGTCGAAGTCGGAGCGGGGACACTTCTGGATGCCTGCGCCCCGCCGGGGGGGGACAGGGTGgtcactggggggggggggcactgggacaccgagctgggagcactgggggggATTGTGAGGCCGGAGCGGGGCGTGCCTGAGGCTGGGAAGGGGGGGATGATACACGGCCAGGTGGGCTGCAACAACACTGGGGGGGCTGCATGAGCCCAGAGGGGGACATAGGACCCGTGGGGAGGCTTCAGGACCCGTGCAGGAGGTGCATAATCCTCAGGGGGGGCTGTATGATCCTTGGGGAGGTTGCACAGTCCTTGGGGGGGTTGCGTGACCCTTGGGGTGGCTGCACGACCCCTGGGGTGGTTGCAGGAGCCCAGAGCGGGACGCACGACCCCAAGGAGGTGACTCACAACCCCAAggccccccccctttctttcctccagccCCCGACCCACCGGAGATATCCACTGGCATGGAGATGCAGCGGCTCAGCAGCGGCGGCGCGGGGGCATCCAGGGCTCCGGCTTTCAGCGGCTCGACTGCGGGACGAGACGGCCGTGAGCGGCCTCCTGCTGGGGCTTGGGGGGGCCGGGAGGGTTAGGGGGGGGTCTGTTCGCCCCATCCCGGCCCCTACCCAGCTCCGTTTGCCTTTCCCTGCCCTCTTCGGCAGCGCTGAGCCCCCGCTTGCTGTGGCGCACGGGGCTGGTGCGGGTGGCGTGGCCGGGCTGCGGGAAGAGGCGCAGCGGCTGCATCTCCTGCAAGGGGGACGTGTCAGCAGCGCAAGGACGAGGGGGCGTcccccttttttggggggggatccagagaaaaaaaacattttccaggagGCTCCCCCCCCCACATGCTCACATGGCTGAAAAGCTCGTTGGTCAGTCCCAAGTAATTGTGCAGCGCCAGGAAGGTGACGCGCTGCAAGCGCACCATGATGATCTGCGGGGACCAGAAGGCGTCAGCGCCCCTCGCCCACCCCTGGGGACATCCCCCAAAGTGTCCCCTCCCCGGGGACAGGCTCACCTGCACCACCCGCACCAAGCTTTCGGGGTATTTCTCGAAGACGGCTGAGAAGGCTTCGACCGGCAGCCGCAGCACCGTGGAGTCCTCCGCCGCCCGCGCGCACACCGTCCGGTACGGCCGCTGGTGGCCCTAGGGGACAGCCAGCAGTGGCAGTGTCACTGCCAGGACGGCGAGACACCCCCCTCCCTGGCTCGGGGAAGGGCATGGAGGGACAGCTTGCAGCCACGGTCGGGGTGGTGGGGTTGGGGGACGGCCACACTTGGTCCGGGAGAGGTTTGGGGACAGCCACGGTCGGGCTTGGCgaggctggggacagccaccATCAAGTTGAGGGGACCTGGGGACAGCCCTGATTGAGGGGGAAGGTCTGGGGCCAGCTTTAGGGCCGGTACCGTGATGACATCGAGGATGCTGAGCAGGCTGTGCACGCTGTCTCCGGGGAACACCTCCTTCATCACCGTCTCCTTTCCGTCCTACACAGCACAAACCCCCCCGCTCTTTACAGCCCTGTCcccgcagcatccccagcctgtccccagcctgtccccagccccgtccccgcaCCGGCTCGgtcaggagcagctccagcttgCCATCCTGCAGCACGTAGATGCTGGTGTCGGGCTGACCGGGTCGGAAGACGTAATCCCCTTGCTGACACTGCTGGAAAACCATGTGCTTGCAGAGCTCCAGGAACAGCGGCTTCTCAAAGTGTCCCAGCACCCTGCGAGGACGGGGACCAGCAGGTGACCCCGAGCCCGACGGGCACCACACCAAAaggcccccccggccccccatCAGCTCCTCTCCACATCCCCTGGTGCTGAGAGCATCCTCCGAACGCCCCCAGGCCATAAAAAggctttggggtgggggtggtggGGTCGGATCCCGAACCCCGAGGTGGATCCCGAGCCTCACCGGACGTTTTTGAGCATGTAGAGCACCTCGGAGGGGAGGTGGGAATTGGCCACGTCGAATTCGGTCAGGTCGGCTTCCAGCACGGAGGGGGGGggctccttcagctgcagcGTGGGCAGCTCCTTCTGGATGCGCAGGAACCTGCGGGGACAGCGAGGGGACAGCGAGGTGACACCGGGCTCTGCcacccgcccgcccgcccgcccccggtGGCGCCTCACTTTTTGGCGATGTTGAGCATTTTGAGCTTCTTCTTCATGCGGGGCCGCGAGGTGCTGGAGATGGTGGTGTCCACCAGGGAGGAGGTGGACTGGGAGACCTGGCGGGGACCCAGAGGGGATGTCACCCCCGCCGGTGACACCGGGGAGATGCCAccccccccgctgccaccccccgAGCGTCACCTTGCGCATGATCTTGCGCCCGTAGAACAGCACCTTGTCCCTCTTTCGGAAGCGGTATTTGGGTGTCCCCTGCGCCGGGACCTctgggcagcaggaaggggacAGGTTAAGGGGGGCACGGCCCTGTCACCCCGCCACCGTCACCTCCCCTCTGCGCTTCGtggaggaaactgaggcacaggggCCCCAGGGCCACCGCGCTGTTGTCACCCGGTGTCACTCACTCTTAAGGCGCAGCCGCCGGACCAGCACCACGATGGCAGCGGCCACCAGGACGGCGAAGAGGCTGAGGCCGAGCATCACCCCCAGAACCTGCGGGGGGACACGGGGTCCCCGTGAGGCCCCCAGACCTCCCCATTGCACGGGGACGAGGGCGTGGGGTGACCGATGGCACTGCCACCCCGGTGACACgcatggggtgggggagaggtgcttggtggtggtggggaccAGGATGGGGCCCCAAGGGGTGTGGGGACAAGAATTTGTCCTCCAAGGGGCTGAGCAGCGTCGGGGGCCAGGACGGCGTCCCTAAAGGCCTGGGGACAAGTTTGAGTCCCCTTGGGGGTGTCCTTGGGCCAGGACACTGTCCCTTGTGACACGGGGACAAGTTTGTGGCCCTTCAGATGAGCTCAGCAGTTCTGGGGACTGGGATGCTGTCCCTAGGGCACATGGGGACAATTCCTCTCCCCTGGGGCACAGGGACAAGTTTGTGCCCCCCCGGgggtgctcagcagcaccagggcccAACCGCTTGGTGTCCCCTGGGGCACGGGGACAGGTTTGTCACCTTCATTTCCCTTAATGGGGAACGCCGCCCCTTGGGGCACAGGGACGGGGATGTTGGGGATGTCGGGGCGCTGGggggcaggatttggggacCGGGACGTTGTCCCCAAGGGCGGGGGGACGAGTTGGTGGCACTCACCGCCCCGGTGGAGAGCTGCTCGTCGGCGAACAGCCTGGGCAGCACGGCCGTCAGGGACGCGTCCTGCGGGGACAGGAGGCTGAGCCCCATGGGGGGGACACCCCAGGGGTGGAGGGGACACCccgggggatggggggggacaCGGACACCGTCACCCCATCCAGCGGCGGTGGCTTTCCCTACCTCCGCCTCCTCCTGCGGCTCCGACTCGCCCTGCCCCATGGCTGCCGCGGGGCTCTGCCCATGCAGAAAGCTGccaaaaaaggggggaaaacgGGACAAAATAATTCAGGGACAGGTAAGTGGGGCCGACGTCCCCAAATGGGGCGATTCCGCCCCGATTAAATGCACGGGGAGGGTCTGGGGTATCC contains the following coding sequences:
- the PNPLA6 gene encoding neuropathy target esterase isoform X2, whose translation is MGQGESEPQEEAEDASLTAVLPRLFADEQLSTGAVLGVMLGLSLFAVLVAAAIVVLVRRLRLKKVPAQGTPKYRFRKRDKVLFYGRKIMRKVSQSTSSLVDTTISSTSRPRMKKKLKMLNIAKKFLRIQKELPTLQLKEPPPSVLEADLTEFDVANSHLPSEVLYMLKNVRVLGHFEKPLFLELCKHMVFQQCQQGDYVFRPGQPDTSIYVLQDGKLELLLTEPDGKETVMKEVFPGDSVHSLLSILDVITGHQRPYRTVCARAAEDSTVLRLPVEAFSAVFEKYPESLVRVVQIIMVRLQRVTFLALHNYLGLTNELFSHEMQPLRLFPQPGHATRTSPVRHSKRGLSAAEEGRERQTELVEPLKAGALDAPAPPLLSRCISMPVDISGIQKCPRSDFDMAYERGRISVSLQEDSTGAMAAFSRSVSHEPKERKSVTVEEQPSGVYRYHSCEDDAAGGDWPFGPYQGRQTGAIFEAAKRELVKLMKVEDPSLLNNRVLLHHAKAGTVIARQGDQDVSLHFVLWGCLHVYQRMIDKAEDVCLFLTQPGEMVGQLAVLTGEPLIFTIKANRDCTFLKISKSDFYEIMREQPSVVLSVAHTVAARMSPFVRQMDFAIDWMAVEAGRALYRQGDKSDCTYIALNGRLRSVIQKGSGKKELIGEYGRGDLIGVVEALTRQPRATTVHAVRDTELAKLPEGTLNNIKRRYPQVVTRLIHLLSQKILGNLQQLRGPFAGSGLGMASSSEPTNPTSNLSTVAVLPVCDDVPTAAFTLELKHALNAIGPTLLLTSDIIRARLGSSALDSIQEYRLSGWLAQQEDIHRIVLYQTDCTLTPWTVRCIRQADCILIVGLGDQEPALGELEQMLENTAVRALKQLILLHREDGPSPSRTVEWLNMRSWCSGHLHIKCPRRVFSRRSPAKLREMYEKVFEKSADRHSDFSRLARVLTGNTIALVLGGGGARGCSHIGVIKSMEEAGIPIDMVGGTSIGSFIGALYAEERSAVRTKQRAREWAKCMNSVFETVLDLTYPITSMFSGSAFNASINKVFQDKQIEDLWLPYFNVTTDITASAMRVHTDGSVWRYVRASASYTPYLPPLCDPKDSHWLVDGCYVNNVPADIARNMGAKTVIAIDVGSQDETDLCNYGDSLSGWWLLWKRLNPWAEKVKVPDMAEIQSRLAYVSCVRQLEVVKSSSYCEYIRPPIDRFKTMDFGKFDEIYDVGYQHGKVVFDGWSRGDIIEKMVKDRRSADFYESKRMDVLTCPSAGFTDLAEIISRIEPAKPYPSDGYADEESDYLTEYEDEGPELTRGEEEAFAPTEWPGAGALEAEDEKSLRHRPSPARASSTSHT
- the PNPLA6 gene encoding neuropathy target esterase isoform X3, which produces MGQGESEPQEEAEDASLTAVLPRLFADEQLSTGAVLGVMLGLSLFAVLVAAAIVVLVRRLRLKKVPAQGTPKYRFRKRDKVLFYGRKIMRKVSQSTSSLVDTTISSTSRPRMKKKLKMLNIAKKFLRIQKELPTLQLKEPPPSVLEADLTEFDVANSHLPSEVLYMLKNVRVLGHFEKPLFLELCKHMVFQQCQQGDYVFRPGQPDTSIYVLQDGKLELLLTEPDGKETVMKEVFPGDSVHSLLSILDVITGHQRPYRTVCARAAEDSTVLRLPVEAFSAVFEKYPESLVRVVQIIMVRLQRVTFLALHNYLGLTNELFSHEMQPLRLFPQPGHATRTSPVRHSKRGLSAAEEGRERQTELVEPLKAGALDAPAPPLLSRCISMPVDISGIQKCPRSDFDMAYERGRISVSLQEDSTGAMAAFSRSVSHEPKERKSVTVEEQPSGVYRYHSCEDDAAGGDWPFGPYQGRQTGAIFEAAKRELVKLMKVEDPSLLNNRVLLHHAKAGTVIARQGDQDVSLHFVLWGCLHVYQRMIDKAEDVCLFLTQPGEMVGQLAVLTGEPLIFTIKANRDCTFLKISKSDFYEIMREQPSVVLSVAHTVAARMSPFVRQMDFAIDWMAVEAGRALYRQGDKSDCTYIALNGRLRSVIQKGSGKKELIGEYGRGDLIGVVEALTRQPRATTVHAVRDTELAKLPEGTLNNIKRRYPQVVTRLIHLLSQKILGNLQQLRGPFAGSGLGMASSSEPTNPTSNLSTVAVLPVCDDVPTAAFTLELKHALNAIGPTLLLTSDIIRARLGSSALDSIQEYRLSGWLAQQEDIHRIVLYQTDCTLTPWTVRCIRQADCILIVGLGDQEPALGELEQMLENTAVRALKQLILLHREDGPSPSRTVEWLNMRSWCSGHLHIKCPRRVFSRRSPAKLREMYEKVFEKSADRHSDFSRLARVLTGNTIALVLGGGGARGCSHIGVIKSMEEAGIPIDMVGGTSIGSFIGALYAEERSAVRTKQRAREWAKCMNSVFETVLDLTYPITSMFSGSAFNASINKVFQDKQIEDLWLPYFNVTTDITASAMRVHTDADIARNMGAKTVIAIDVGSQDETDLCNYGDSLSGWWLLWKRLNPWAEKVKVPDMAEIQSRLAYVSCVRQLEVVKSSSYCEYIRPPIDRFKTMDFGKFDEIYDVGYQHGKVVFDGWSRGDIIEKMVKDRRSADFYESKRMDVLTCPSAGFTDLAEIISRIEPAKPYPSDGYADEESDYLTEYEDEGPELTRGEEEAFAPTEWPGAGALEAEDEKSLRHRPSPARASSTSHT
- the PNPLA6 gene encoding neuropathy target esterase isoform X1, yielding MGQGESEPQEEAEDASLTAVLPRLFADEQLSTGAVLGVMLGLSLFAVLVAAAIVVLVRRLRLKKVPAQGTPKYRFRKRDKVLFYGRKIMRKVSQSTSSLVDTTISSTSRPRMKKKLKMLNIAKKFLRIQKELPTLQLKEPPPSVLEADLTEFDVANSHLPSEVLYMLKNVRVLGHFEKPLFLELCKHMVFQQCQQGDYVFRPGQPDTSIYVLQDGKLELLLTEPDGKETVMKEVFPGDSVHSLLSILDVITGHQRPYRTVCARAAEDSTVLRLPVEAFSAVFEKYPESLVRVVQIIMVRLQRVTFLALHNYLGLTNELFSHEMQPLRLFPQPGHATRTSPVRHSKRGLSAAEEGRERQTELVEPLKAGALDAPAPPLLSRCISMPVDISGIQKCPRSDFDMAYERGRISVSLQEDSTGAMAAFSRSVSHEPKERKSVTVEEQPSGVYRYHSCEDDAAGGDWPFGPYQGRQTGAIFEAAKRELVKLMKVEDPSLLNNRVLLHHAKAGTVIARQGDQDVSLHFVLWGCLHVYQRMIDKAEDVCLFLTQPGEMVGQLAVLTGEPLIFTIKANRDCTFLKISKSDFYEIMREQPSVVLSVAHTVAARMSPFVRQMDFAIDWMAVEAGRALYRQGDKSDCTYIALNGRLRSVIQKGSGKKELIGEYGRGDLIGVVEALTRQPRATTVHAVRDTELAKLPEGTLNNIKRRYPQVVTRLIHLLSQKILGNLQQLRGPFAGSGLGMASSSEPTNPTSNLSTVAVLPVCDDVPTAAFTLELKHALNAIGPTLLLTSDIIRARLGSSALDSIQEYRLSGWLAQQEDIHRIVLYQTDCTLTPWTVRCIRQADCILIVGLGDQEPALGELEQMLENTAVRALKQLILLHREDGPSPSRTVEWLNMRSWCSGHLHIKCPRRVFSRRSPAKLREMYEKVFEKSADRHSDFSRLARVLTGNTIALVLGGGGARGCSHIGVIKSMEEAGIPIDMVGGTSIGSFIGALYAEERSAVRTKQRAREWAKCMNSVFETVLDLTYPITSMFSGSAFNASINKVFQDKQIEDLWLPYFNVTTDITASAMRVHTDGSLWRYVRASMTLSGYLPPLCDPKDGNLLMDGGYINNLPADIARNMGAKTVIAIDVGSQDETDLCNYGDSLSGWWLLWKRLNPWAEKVKVPDMAEIQSRLAYVSCVRQLEVVKSSSYCEYIRPPIDRFKTMDFGKFDEIYDVGYQHGKVVFDGWSRGDIIEKMVKDRRSADFYESKRMDVLTCPSAGFTDLAEIISRIEPAKPYPSDGYADEESDYLTEYEDEGPELTRGEEEAFAPTEWPGAGALEAEDEKSLRHRPSPARASSTSHT